One window from the genome of Salvia splendens isolate huo1 chromosome 9, SspV2, whole genome shotgun sequence encodes:
- the LOC121748693 gene encoding cucumber peeling cupredoxin-like gives MHHRAFLLAVLVAAAASDLVGKASAATYVVGDNQGWRVPTNPNDYSTWASRYVFRAGDVLVFNFTTGQHDVAEVRKEAFDGCSSTNPIVLTTVGPWNVTLNSTREHYYICTFGSHCSLGQKLAINVSAASSAPTPSPAPSPPIIPNPTPAPGVTPTPSPNSSPAPAPGSPAPTPTPGSPSPSMTPGSSLPGTPGGAPGTPGGLSPPSPPAPDSSAPLPTISASLMVFASVAFGLIA, from the exons ATGCACCACCGTGCCTTTCTTTTGGCCGTGCTTGTGGCGGCGGCGGCATCTGACCTCGTCGGAAAAGCCTCTGCGGCCACCTATGTTGTCGGAGACAATCAAGGATGGAGAGTTCCTACCAACCCCAATGATTACTCCACCTGGGCTAGTCGCTATGTTTTTAGAGCTGGAGATGTTCTTg TGTTCAATTTCACAACGGGGCAACACGATGTAGCTGAAGTGAGAAAGGAAGCATTCGATGGTTGTAGCAGCACCAACCCCATTGTGTTGACCACGGTTGGGCCTTGGAACGTAACTCTCAATTCCACAAGAGAGCACTACTACATCTGTACATTTGGCTCCCACTGCTCCTTGGGCCAAAAGTTGGCTATCAACGTCTCCGCTGCCTCGTCTGCCCCAACTCCGTCACCGGCTCCTTCTCCCCCTATCATCCCCAACCCGACCCCAGCCCCTGGAGTCACCCCTACACCATCTCCAAATTCATCACCAGCCCCAGCGCCAGGATCACCAGCGCCAACGCCAACACCAGGATCACCATCCCCGTCTATGACACCCGGAAGCTCATTACCAGGGACTCCAGGAGGGGCTCCAGGTACACCGGGGGGGCTCAGCCCGCCTTCGCCTCCAGCTCCAGACTCCTCCGCACCACTTCCAACTATCAGTGCTTCGCTGATGGTGTTCGCATCGGTTGCCTTTGGGCTCATCGCTTAG